One Spodoptera frugiperda isolate SF20-4 chromosome 30, AGI-APGP_CSIRO_Sfru_2.0, whole genome shotgun sequence genomic window carries:
- the LOC126912840 gene encoding uncharacterized protein LOC126912840, which translates to MFVNGERFITSQFERISLNIDRNMQPKADRPVGPKSEPPQLHLTPSGAAQKRNEASPQPGSNPWLLKPQHEIPPTPPPQANPQPLEFFPQRIG; encoded by the exons atgtttgtaaacggtgaACGTTTTATCACTTCTCAGTTTGAAAGGATCAGTTTAAACATAGACA GAAACATGCAACCGAAAGCTGATAGACCTGTGGGCCCGAAGAGCGAGCCTCCTCAACTGCACCTGACTCCGTCAGGCGCAGCACAGAAACGGAATGAAGCATCCCCACAACCTGGGAGCAACCCTTGGCTGCTGAAGCCCCAGCACGAGATCCCGCCCACACCACCGCCACAAGCCAACCCCCAGCCCCTCGAATTCTTTCCACAAAGGATAGGATAG